The proteins below come from a single Pedobacter aquae genomic window:
- a CDS encoding helix-turn-helix domain-containing protein: MNWKLIKTEEEHQKAVDRAMEIFHAEQGTPEDDELGVLLLLIKDYEDKTVTMPEIDVLEVIRDKMNEQGLKNKDLEPLIGSKGHVSSVLSGRKEITLRTAQKLRDFFNLPAELFLKIG, translated from the coding sequence ATGAACTGGAAATTAATAAAAACAGAAGAAGAACATCAAAAGGCGGTTGATAGGGCTATGGAAATATTCCATGCGGAACAAGGTACGCCAGAAGATGATGAATTAGGTGTATTACTGCTTTTAATCAAAGATTATGAGGATAAAACTGTAACAATGCCCGAAATAGATGTCTTGGAAGTTATCAGAGATAAAATGAATGAACAAGGCTTAAAAAACAAAGACCTTGAACCGCTTATTGGCAGTAAAGGTCATGTTTCTTCTGTGCTTTCAGGTAGAAAGGAAATTACACTGAGAACGGCTCAAAAATTAAGGGATTTTTTTAACCTGCCAGCAGAATTATTTTTAAAAATCGGATAA
- a CDS encoding phosphoglycerate kinase — MNTVDKLNFANKKALVRVDFNVPLDADFNITDDKRITAALPTIQKILNDGGAVILMSHLGRPKDGPTNKYSLQHIVKHLSTLLGKEVAFADDCIGAEAKAKADALQAGEVLLIENLRFYKEEEKGDEAFAEKLAQLGDVYVNDAFGAAHRAHASTAVIAKFFPTAKYFGYLMASELENAEKVLNKAERPFTAIMGGSKVSDKIQLIERLLDKVDNLVIGGGMTYTFVKALGGEIGKSIVELDKQELALEILKKAEAKGVKIYIPSDSLIADDFAETANTQYVETKNIPSDWEGLDIGIETRKLYADIVMNSKTILWNGPMGVFEMKKFEEGTRAVADAIVAATKTGAFSLIGGGDSAAAIAKFGLENEVSYVSTGGGALLEYMEGKELPGVKAIQG, encoded by the coding sequence ATGAATACTGTAGACAAATTAAATTTCGCAAACAAGAAAGCTTTAGTAAGGGTAGATTTTAATGTCCCTCTGGATGCTGATTTCAATATAACCGATGATAAACGTATCACCGCTGCTTTGCCAACTATCCAAAAGATTTTGAATGATGGTGGTGCAGTTATCTTAATGTCGCACTTAGGCAGGCCAAAAGATGGTCCTACAAATAAATATTCTTTACAACATATAGTGAAGCATTTGTCTACTTTATTAGGTAAAGAAGTGGCTTTCGCCGATGATTGTATAGGTGCAGAGGCAAAAGCTAAAGCTGATGCTTTACAAGCAGGAGAGGTGTTATTGATAGAAAATTTACGTTTCTACAAAGAAGAAGAAAAAGGTGATGAAGCATTTGCAGAAAAATTAGCGCAACTAGGTGATGTTTATGTAAACGATGCTTTTGGTGCAGCACATAGGGCACATGCTTCTACCGCTGTCATTGCTAAATTTTTCCCAACAGCAAAATACTTTGGTTATTTAATGGCTTCTGAGTTAGAAAATGCAGAGAAAGTATTAAATAAAGCGGAAAGACCATTTACAGCAATTATGGGTGGTTCTAAAGTTTCAGATAAAATCCAACTGATTGAAAGATTATTAGATAAAGTAGATAATTTGGTCATTGGTGGTGGCATGACTTATACTTTCGTGAAAGCTTTAGGTGGTGAAATTGGTAAATCTATTGTAGAGTTAGATAAGCAAGAACTAGCGCTAGAGATTTTAAAGAAAGCAGAAGCAAAAGGGGTGAAAATATATATCCCTTCAGATTCTTTAATTGCTGATGATTTTGCAGAAACAGCCAACACACAATATGTAGAAACAAAAAATATCCCTTCAGATTGGGAAGGTTTAGACATCGGTATTGAAACCCGTAAACTATATGCAGACATCGTGATGAATTCTAAAACCATACTTTGGAATGGTCCAATGGGTGTTTTTGAAATGAAGAAATTTGAAGAAGGTACCAGAGCCGTAGCTGATGCTATAGTAGCAGCAACTAAAACCGGCGCTTTCTCTTTAATTGGTGGTGGCGATTCTGCAGCAGCTATTGCTAAATTTGGTTTAGAAAACGAAGTAAGCTATGTTTCTACAGGCGGTGGTGCTTTGCTAGAATATATGGAAGGTAAAGAACTTCCAGGCGTAAAAGCTATACAAGGCTAG
- a CDS encoding helix-turn-helix transcriptional regulator yields MTTREKFNQLVSKEKTDTIERNKARIKNRQMLKESQRIALKVLLKLDELGWTQKDLAAKMEVSPQYINKVVKGQENITLETQIKLQSLLDIPILASYFDDKIKISPEEVFLK; encoded by the coding sequence ATGACCACTAGAGAAAAATTTAACCAATTGGTATCTAAAGAAAAAACAGATACCATAGAAAGAAACAAGGCCCGAATAAAAAACAGGCAAATGTTAAAAGAATCTCAGAGGATTGCTTTAAAAGTATTATTAAAGTTAGATGAATTAGGCTGGACACAAAAGGATTTGGCAGCAAAAATGGAGGTTAGCCCTCAGTATATCAATAAGGTTGTAAAGGGGCAGGAAAACATTACGCTAGAAACCCAAATTAAGTTACAAAGTTTATTAGACATCCCTATTCTGGCAAGTTATTTTGATGATAAAATAAAAATTAGTCCCGAAGAAGTTTTCCTCAAATAG
- a CDS encoding type II toxin-antitoxin system HigB family toxin yields MNVINRKTIIYYTEKYPQAKTQLLVWYNEILKQSFGNFNELKAVYGNASLVNNQGVVFNIKGNDYRLVVSINFRQNACYTIWFGTHKEYDKIDVTTVSYNLNL; encoded by the coding sequence ATGAATGTCATCAACCGTAAGACAATTATTTATTATACAGAAAAATATCCGCAGGCTAAAACGCAATTGTTAGTTTGGTACAATGAGATTCTGAAACAAAGTTTTGGGAATTTCAACGAATTAAAAGCTGTATACGGTAATGCCAGTTTGGTAAATAACCAAGGGGTAGTTTTTAATATCAAGGGCAATGATTATAGGTTGGTGGTCTCTATTAATTTTAGGCAGAATGCTTGTTATACTATTTGGTTTGGTACACATAAAGAGTACGATAAAATAGATGTAACAACGGTTTCTTACAATCTTAATTTATAA
- a CDS encoding GNAT family N-acetyltransferase, with product MIKFISAKDVLPLRNQVLREGKLQDHECALPLDEEQESFHLGYFVADELVSIATFHIVSKEGFTGLGYQLRGMATHATFRGKGYGNMLINFAIVYLRGKKANYLWCNARKVAYKFYEGLGFEFISDEFEITGIGPHKCMYLKIQ from the coding sequence ATGATTAAGTTTATTTCCGCAAAAGATGTTTTGCCTTTACGCAATCAGGTTTTAAGAGAAGGCAAACTTCAAGACCATGAATGCGCTTTGCCTTTAGATGAAGAACAAGAAAGTTTCCATTTAGGCTATTTCGTGGCAGATGAATTGGTTTCCATTGCCACATTTCATATCGTTTCAAAAGAAGGTTTTACGGGTTTGGGCTATCAATTAAGAGGTATGGCTACCCACGCTACTTTTAGAGGTAAAGGATATGGTAATATGTTGATTAATTTTGCAATCGTATATTTGCGAGGCAAAAAGGCCAACTATTTGTGGTGTAATGCCAGAAAAGTAGCTTATAAATTTTATGAAGGCTTGGGTTTCGAGTTTATTTCAGACGAGTTTGAAATTACAGGTATAGGTCCTCATAAATGCATGTATTTAAAAATTCAATAA
- a CDS encoding Eco57I restriction-modification methylase domain-containing protein — protein MLKNIPSQIKEASNHEEENVTKKLYADYARFRTDLFQNILQKNPDFDKLILFKKTQKLLDRFLFLFFAEDRGLVSPNWTRKILQDWTDLKDKYDNYIPLYNRFRKNFDYLNTGYSGKDGEIFAYNGGLFAPDEILDSLTIDDDLLFKGSLKLSNYDFESEVDVNILGHIFEHSLNEIDEIQASLQEEKVEKVSKRKKDGVFYTPKYITKYIVENTIGTLCKEQKEKLEIKDEDFEYIDAKAKGKDKTKREALNQKITDYRQWLLALKIVDPACGSGAFLNQALEFLIQEHTKLDELKAKLLGGSMVLSDVETSILENNLYGVDINDEAVEIAKLSLWLRTARKGRKLNSLNQNLKCGNSLIDDAAVAGEKAFNWQTEFKEVFDKGGFDVVIGNPPYVDIKALNKVEVRYYFDNYITANNRINLFSLFIEKSCLILNQEGNFSFIIPSSLLTQDSYIKIRELLLKRTQIKNIIRLPNESFGGSAGEVKVDTIILSFENLKNIESVIEIIIYKGFDRIDEINRLTSNENIYINQSTWENDDKHVFRINSNNNIDSLLTKIEKNTNRLNDCVEFCLGLTPYDKYTGHTEEQIANRVFHSEYKKDETFKKLLAGNDIIRYNVEWGGKEWISYGNWLGASREIKFFQKKRILVKQIIDWSDKRIWAAITEDELYNTQNAFNLIPKENFKIEYIVALINSSLMTFYHKKKFLEEFKDRFQKILIKECKEFPIKNVQECIQDNFTEIVEEMICLNKDLRIKCKKLIEYVKGVYKFNKVSAKIENWINISFNDFIKELNKSIKIEGGNQLSKKDEFEFMDIFEEQKAKALAIKAQIEETDKAIDKMVYELYELTEEEIRIVEG, from the coding sequence TTGTTTCAAAATATCCTTCAAAAAAATCCTGATTTTGATAAACTCATTCTCTTCAAGAAAACTCAAAAGCTTTTAGATAGATTCTTGTTCTTGTTTTTTGCCGAAGATAGAGGTTTGGTTTCTCCTAACTGGACCAGAAAGATTTTACAAGATTGGACCGATTTAAAAGATAAATACGACAATTATATTCCGCTCTATAACCGTTTTCGTAAAAACTTCGATTATTTAAATACCGGATATAGTGGAAAAGATGGTGAAATATTCGCTTATAACGGAGGTTTGTTTGCTCCTGATGAAATTTTAGATAGTTTAACTATTGATGATGATTTACTATTTAAAGGCTCGTTAAAATTAAGCAATTATGATTTTGAGAGCGAAGTTGATGTAAATATCCTCGGACATATTTTTGAACATTCTTTAAATGAAATTGACGAAATACAGGCCAGCTTACAAGAAGAAAAAGTTGAGAAAGTAAGTAAGCGAAAAAAGGATGGCGTTTTTTATACCCCTAAATACATTACCAAATACATTGTAGAAAATACCATTGGTACACTTTGTAAAGAGCAAAAAGAAAAGCTAGAGATAAAAGATGAAGATTTTGAATACATTGATGCTAAAGCAAAGGGGAAAGACAAAACAAAAAGAGAAGCCCTTAATCAAAAAATAACAGATTACCGCCAGTGGCTTTTAGCATTAAAAATTGTTGACCCAGCTTGTGGTTCAGGAGCATTTTTAAACCAAGCATTAGAATTTCTGATACAAGAACACACCAAGCTTGATGAATTAAAAGCAAAGTTATTGGGTGGCAGTATGGTATTATCTGATGTGGAAACCAGCATTCTGGAGAACAACCTTTACGGTGTTGATATTAATGATGAAGCTGTAGAAATAGCTAAACTTTCTTTATGGTTACGTACCGCCCGCAAAGGCAGAAAGCTTAATTCTCTAAACCAGAATTTAAAATGCGGCAACTCTTTAATAGATGATGCAGCAGTAGCAGGGGAGAAAGCATTTAACTGGCAAACCGAGTTTAAAGAAGTTTTTGATAAAGGTGGTTTTGATGTGGTGATTGGGAATCCGCCTTATGTTGATATAAAAGCATTAAATAAAGTTGAGGTTAGATATTACTTCGATAATTATATTACGGCGAATAATAGAATAAACTTATTTTCCTTATTTATAGAAAAGTCATGTTTAATTTTAAATCAAGAGGGAAATTTTTCTTTTATAATACCATCTTCATTATTAACTCAAGACTCTTATATAAAAATTAGAGAGTTATTACTTAAGAGAACGCAGATAAAGAATATAATTAGGCTGCCTAATGAATCCTTTGGAGGCAGTGCAGGTGAAGTTAAGGTTGATACAATAATATTAAGTTTTGAAAATTTAAAAAATATTGAATCAGTTATTGAGATAATAATTTATAAAGGTTTTGATAGAATAGATGAGATTAACCGATTAACTAGCAACGAGAATATCTATATAAATCAATCAACTTGGGAAAATGACGATAAGCATGTGTTTAGGATAAATAGTAATAATAATATTGACTCTTTATTAACGAAAATCGAAAAGAATACAAACAGATTAAATGATTGTGTTGAGTTTTGTTTAGGTCTTACTCCTTATGATAAATATACAGGACATACAGAAGAGCAAATAGCAAATAGAGTTTTTCATTCAGAATATAAAAAAGATGAGACTTTTAAAAAATTGCTAGCAGGTAATGATATTATTAGATACAATGTGGAGTGGGGCGGTAAAGAATGGATTAGTTATGGAAACTGGCTAGGTGCATCAAGAGAAATTAAATTTTTTCAAAAGAAAAGAATACTAGTTAAGCAAATTATAGATTGGTCAGATAAACGAATTTGGGCTGCTATTACAGAAGATGAGTTATATAATACACAGAATGCTTTTAATTTAATTCCTAAGGAAAATTTTAAGATTGAGTATATAGTTGCTCTAATAAATAGCTCCTTAATGACATTTTACCACAAGAAAAAATTTCTAGAAGAATTTAAAGATAGATTTCAAAAAATCCTTATAAAAGAGTGTAAAGAGTTTCCTATAAAAAACGTTCAAGAATGTATTCAAGACAATTTCACAGAAATTGTAGAAGAAATGATTTGTCTGAATAAAGATTTAAGAATAAAATGCAAAAAGCTTATTGAATATGTAAAAGGAGTATATAAATTTAATAAAGTATCCGCCAAAATAGAAAACTGGATAAATATTTCATTTAATGATTTTATTAAAGAGCTAAATAAATCTATTAAAATTGAGGGTGGAAATCAACTCTCAAAAAAAGATGAATTTGAATTTATGGATATTTTCGAAGAGCAAAAAGCAAAAGCATTAGCTATTAAGGCCCAAATAGAAGAAACAGATAAAGCAATAGATAAAATGGTTTATGAACTTTATGAATTAACAGAAGAGGAGATTAGAATTGTGGAGGGATAG
- the gap gene encoding type I glyceraldehyde-3-phosphate dehydrogenase, with product MRVAINGFGRIGRTVLKLLLQKQDIEVVAINDLTDTATLAHLFKYDSVHGNYKGTVTHHQQILVVNGQNIQTFAEKNPENLPWSALNIDLVIESTGKFLTKASANKHLEAGAKKVLLSAPAIDKDIPTVVLGVNDGQVDWSSKIISNASCTTNNVAAMVKVLDDNWKIKEGYITTVHSMTGDQNLHDAPHRDLRRARAASSSIIPTTTGAAKAITSIFPQLEGKLGGAGIRVPVLNGSLTDFTCILEQQPSSVAQINEAFKAAAEGSLKGILYYTEDPIVSVDIIDNPHSCVFDALLTSIVGGMVKVVGWYDNEFGYASRLVDVAQKMAIK from the coding sequence ATGAGGGTAGCCATTAATGGTTTTGGGCGCATCGGGCGTACCGTTTTAAAACTATTATTACAAAAGCAAGATATAGAGGTTGTAGCCATTAACGATTTAACAGATACCGCAACATTAGCGCACCTGTTCAAATACGATTCTGTACATGGTAATTATAAAGGAACCGTAACACATCATCAGCAAATACTTGTTGTTAACGGGCAAAACATCCAAACCTTTGCAGAGAAAAATCCGGAAAATTTACCTTGGAGCGCCTTAAACATAGATTTAGTGATAGAGTCTACCGGTAAATTTTTAACTAAAGCATCCGCTAACAAGCATCTGGAAGCTGGCGCTAAAAAGGTTTTATTATCAGCCCCAGCTATAGATAAAGATATTCCAACCGTAGTACTAGGCGTAAATGATGGGCAGGTAGATTGGTCTTCAAAAATCATCTCTAACGCATCTTGCACCACCAACAATGTGGCGGCTATGGTAAAAGTTTTAGATGATAACTGGAAAATCAAAGAAGGTTACATCACCACGGTACACTCTATGACAGGTGATCAAAACCTACATGATGCCCCACATCGAGATTTAAGAAGGGCAAGAGCAGCTTCGTCTTCTATCATCCCAACCACAACAGGAGCGGCAAAAGCCATCACCAGTATTTTTCCTCAATTAGAAGGTAAGTTGGGAGGTGCAGGCATCCGTGTACCTGTTTTAAATGGTTCTTTAACAGATTTTACATGCATTTTAGAGCAGCAGCCGTCATCGGTAGCGCAAATAAACGAGGCTTTTAAAGCCGCGGCAGAGGGCTCACTTAAAGGTATTTTATATTATACCGAAGACCCTATTGTTTCTGTTGATATTATTGATAACCCACACTCTTGCGTATTTGATGCGCTACTAACCTCTATTGTAGGTGGCATGGTAAAAGTGGTGGGTTGGTATGATAACGAGTTTGGTTACGCTAGCAGGTTGGTAGATGTAGCCCAAAAAATGGCCATAAAATAA